The Rhizoctonia solani chromosome 14, complete sequence genome has a segment encoding these proteins:
- a CDS encoding Retrotransposable element Tf2 protein, with protein MLPEPVFANTALVMPEKELQHQIESSLDQDKSLEEILQFLQNKSKAPPSIKQAFKDYQMEAGLLFYQGRIVVPDIGTLQTELLCIYHDSPLAGHPGRQWTLELVLRNYYWPGICADTYWHVDSCETCQQIRKPKYAPLPPQPLELPTRPWQHVSYDMIVDLPNDRNCNSILVIVDSFTKYGIFVKCSKKLKAPELAELFLENVWKRHGMPKKTVLDRGRVFNNKFLKALYKRLGIDPHFSSAYHPQSNGQTEQVNPSIEHFLRAYSGINQRDWTKWLPMAEFAYNNAVHSSTGKTPFKALYGWEPTLTLSNVPTDVPEANKLANLMEAQWREVEATLWQSKSQMVAGEAGSPTEFEVGEEVWLDAKNVKLKTLSPKLTEQQLGPFKVTEKISDRAYCLELPPTMQIHNVFYVGLLSKVKQDSNQAFENRLPPITVDGEEEYKVEGITDAEERDRKWFFRVKWKGYGSEENTWEPQENLKNTGKILKKYEEEMKKKALGAAKALRGGAVL; from the coding sequence ATGTTACCAGAAcccgtatttgccaacactgcCCTAGTCATGCCAGAGaaagaactacaacaccAGATAGAGTCATCCCTGGATCAAGACAAGTCCCTAGAAGAGATCCTACAGTTCCTCCagaacaaatccaaggcaccaccatccatcaaacaagCGTTCAAAGATTACCAGATGGAGGCTGGGTTattattctaccaaggaagAATTGTGGTTCCGGACATTGGTACCTTACAAACGGAATTATTGTGTATCTaccatgacagccccttggcaggacatccaggaagaCAATGGACCCTAGAACTGGTATTGAGGAACTATTACTGGCCTGGGATCTGTGCTGACACATATTGGCacgtggactcctgtgaaacctgccaaCAAATTAGAAAGCCCAAGTACGCGCCCCTTCCACCCCAGCCACTAGAACTCCCTaccagaccctggcaacacgtttcctatgacatgattgtagattTGCCAAATGACAGAAACTGCAACTCAatcttggtcattgttgacagcttcaccaagtacggaATATTTGTCAAGTGTTCTAAaaaactcaaggcccctGAGTTGGCAGAGCTATTCCTGGaaaacgtatggaaacgGCACGGAATGCCCAAAAAAACGGTCTTGGACAGAGGAAGGGTGTTTAACAATAAATTCCTAAAAgcactgtacaaacgcctagggatagacccccacttctcttcAGCATACCACCCTCAGAGCAATGGCCAGACAGAACAAGTAAACCCATCAATagaacacttcctcagggcgtACTCAGGGATTaatcaaagggactggaccaagtgGCTCcccatggcggaatttgcgtATAACAATGCAGTACACAGCAGCACAGGGAAGACCCCcttcaaagccctgtacggCTGGGAACCCACTTTGACCCTGTCCAATGTCCCAACAGATGTTCCAGAAGCCAATAAACTTGCCAATTTGATGGAAGCCCAATGGAGGGAAGTGGAAGCCACTCTTTGGCAGTCCAAGTCACAAATGGTTGCTGGAGAAGCAGGAAGCCCAACAGAATTTGaagttggagaagaagtGTGGTTGGACGCAAAGAACGTCAAACTCAAAACTTTGAGCCCCAAATTAACAGAACAACAATTGGGACCCTTCAAGGTTACTGAGAAAATCTCTGACCGGGCTTACTGCCTAGAACTTCCACCAACCATgcaaatccacaacgtcttctatgtaggattACTATCAAAAGTCAAACAAGACAGTAACCAAGCCTTTGAAAACCGCCTGCCACCAAtcaccgtggatggggaagaagaatacaaagttgaaGGCATAACAGACGCAGAAGAACGGGAcagaaaatggttcttcagggtcaaatggaaagggtatgggtCAGaggaaaacacgtgggaacccCAGGAAAACCTGAAAAACACAGGAAAAATTTTAAAAAAGTATGAGGAagagatgaagaagaaggcccttggcgctgccaaggcccttagagggggggcagtgttgtag